The following nucleotide sequence is from Desulfovibrio desulfuricans.
TTTTCAATGTCGTCCCGACTAGCGGGGGGCATGTCGAACCGCACAAAATGCATACTGCGGCCGGTCTGAAAGCCCATGCTCAGAATATCCTCGCCTGTGGCGTTAACGATGGTGAGGATTTGCGGTTCAGGGCCGGGTTTTGCTATATGGGCGGCAGAGGCCGCGCCAGCAACGATCGCTCCGGCCAGCACAAGACAGATGGCCGCGTATATGCGAAGAAACCATACATCCTTGATCATGGCGTACTCCATGTTTGCAACTTGTGTCAGCATGATAGCAGAGCGCAGGGCAGGCCCGCAAGCGGCCACGGCAGCTCTGGTTGCAAAAGGCTATATAGATCAATGTTTGCGGTGATCTGTCGTGCGGATTACTGGCGTACTTTACGCCAGCGCCATGCATTGATATGGTTGCCCGCGCCAACGTTCTTTCTGTCCCTCTCTGCGCATGATTATCGCAGCAAACCCCAACATCCGGAGATTCCATGCCTCCTGCTACCCGTCAGCCTTCATCGGACCAGGCAAATGATAAAAAATGCCTGTGCCTGCGCCCTTCATCCTTGCTGGCGGTGGGCTTTCTGGTGGTGGCGGCAGTGGTGCTGGCATACCTTGGCGGGGTTATGAGCGGCAGGGCCTACTGGAAGGCGCACCCGCAACCCATTGCGGTCAGGTCGGGCACGTCTGGGGCAAGCGCCCCTTCATCCGCAACCACGCCGGACGATGATTCGCATGTCGTGGGCGGCGATCAAGGCTCCGGCGCAGATGATGGAGCAAGCGAACCCAAGCAAAAAGTGCTGGCCGCCGAGGAATTGCGTTTTGCCAGAGTGCTGCGCAACGATGCCGCCACGGGCGATGCCCCGCTCAAACCCTTGCCGCCCATGACGCCGGTGCAGCCCAAACCTGCCGGCGTGGCTCAGGCCGGGGTTGCGCCAGCACCGCAAGGGGGCGCACAGGGCGGCGCGGCAGGGCAGCAGGCGGCCCCGGGCGGCATTGCAAGGCCGCAGACATCTGGAATGTACGATTATGTGTTTCAGGTGGGGGCATTCAAGGATGCGGACGCTGTGGACTCTTTGCGTCAGCGTCTGGAGGGCAGGGGAATGCGTACAAAGATGGAGCGCTCGGGCAAACTCTATGTGGTGCTGGTGCTGTTGCGCGGCGATGAGGCCAGGGCCGCAGAGGTGCTGCGTTCCACAGAAGGCATGGGACTGGGCAAGCCCATTCAGCGCAGCCGCAAGCCAGTGCTGCAACAGTAATCTTTTGTCTTTTCCCCCGCCTGTCCGTTGCCGTTTATTGTGCAGCGGGCAGAAAACGGGGTTCAATACTGCCGCGTACGGCATGCCGCAGGGGCAGCATGGCGGGGTTTGATCCTCCGCGCAGCGCGGCCAGCAGGTCTTCTGCGCGGTCAACTTCTCCACTGCACAGCACGGCCATGTATATGCCCGCCTGCGGATCCGCGCCCACAATGCAGGCCGTGTCCACTCCCATTGCGTCTTTTCCTCTGAAAACATACTGGGCATCAGCCCTGCGCACAGGCTCCCGCACTCCGGCGGCGGCGCGCAGCAATCCTGCCACATCCGCCGCATCCGGCGGCCCTGCGGTTTTGCCCACCATGATGCGCACGTGGACGGCTTCTTCCGGCCCGGTGAGCGCAAGCACCCAGGCTCCCGCCAGGGTTGACGGGGCTTCGGCCTGCCAGCCCTGGGGCGCTTCCAGTGAAAACCAGCCGTAGTTCTCGGCCCTTGCGGTCTGCGCTGCTGCCATCAGGGCCAGCCAGATGGCAGCATGCATGACCGCCCAGATTGCAGGGCGCGCTGTGAAATGAAACGTCATATGATCCTTTTGCGCTTCGTGCTTAGTCGTTTAATTCCACCTTGGGGGGCTGCCAGGTTCCTTTGCCCAGCGGCAGCACGGAGAGCCCTTCGGTTTCAGGCCAGTACAGGCGCATTACAAGAAAAATCGGGCCGTCCGGCGCGGGCAGCCAGTTACTCTCGTGCTCTTTGCCAGGGGTATCGCGCTGGATCAGGATGGTAAGCGAGCCATCGGGATTCTTTTTCATGTCCGGCAGCATGGGCGAATTGATCAGGTAGCGGTCAATGGGATTTTTTATGAGCAACTGGGTATTGCCGTCATACATGGTCACAGACCAGAAAGCCTTGGCCGGAGGGTACTGCCCGGCGGGAATGGTCATGCGGTACTTGTGCTTGCTGCCATCCAGCGGGCTGCCGTCTGCCAGGGTTTTGGTCATGGGATATACTGCTTCTTCGGCATCATTGCCGTAAATGCCCGCCTTGGCCCCGGCTGCCCGCAACAGCCAGTCCCCGTTAAAGAACTCCCTGTTGCCGAAGGGAGAACTCATCTTCCAGCCGTTCACGCGAAGCCCCGGCCTTGTGACGGAGGCATCGACCATGCCAGCGCCTTTTTGCAGACCGCGCAGCACTGCTGCCTGTGTATCCTTGGGCAGGGCATCAAATGCAAAGGGTTTGCCTGCAACCACGCCAATACTGGCAAGCTGGGTGCGGATGGAGACTTCTTCCGGCCCGGCTGGCGCAAATTGCAGCGCAAAGGCCAGATAATCAAAAAATTCCGGCTTTACAAAATCCTGCCCGATGTTGGGGAAGGGCGGCATGGGAAGCGCCGGGGGCGGCGTCTGCCCCAAAAAGGCCGAGAGGGGTTTTACGGCGTAGCCTGTCTGGAATTTCAGCACATTTTCAATATCTGCGGGGCTGAACAACTGGGTGCGGAACAGTGCCATGGCAAACTGCGCGTTGGAGCGGAACACGCGCATGCCCGCGGGCGCTGTGCCCTTCCATTCCGGCCCTGCGACAAGATAGCTGCCCCCGCCGTTGCCCGTTGTTCTGCTGCCGATGTAGCCAAAGTTGAAAGTATTGGCGTCTACAAGCTGCACGCTGAAATACCGCCCGTCCGTATCCTTCGGCACGGTAATGACCACCGGTTCGGCCCGCAGATCAAGGCAGGCAAAGGAGTAGGGCGTGTCGCTGTTGGGCGTGATGACCACGGTATCCTTGTAGGTGAACACCCGCGCCCCATTGCGCAGGGCGTTGAAGGGCGCTTTGTACTGCGGGGATTTGGTGTCAACGGAGTATTCATAGGTAACTGCGTAGTGCATCACTATGGGCAGGCCGTAAACAAAACCTTGCGCAGCGATGCTTTCTACCGTAGCGGCATCGGGAAATTCTTTCGGCTGTTGCGCGGCGGGGCTGACCGGGGCGTACAGGATCAAGGTGAGTGCAAGCATCGCTGTAACCCTCATAACCCTGGCGATGCTGAAAACAGGCGAATGGTTTGTCATGATGTCCCCGGTATAGTTAAAGGTCTGAGCGCTGCATTGCAGTTCCGCTCTTTTTGCTTGCACCACAAACCCGCTGAAATCAACTATTCTATTGCATGTGCTGCGCAGCATGGACAAGGCCCCCTCCACTGGCTATTCTGGGTGACAGCGGGGCGCATGGCCCCGGCATAAAACTGTCTGGCGCGGCAACCGCTTGCGGCGATTGCGAGCAGGGAGGAATATGGCTGTCCCCCGTAAGGTTTTGGGCCTTGGCGCGGCTTTGGTTGTGCTGCTGGCTGTTTTTCTGTTGTGGCACTGGCTGCGGCACGATGGCGATCAGCTTGTGCTGTACGGCAATGTGGACATACGGCAGGTTGACCTGAGCTTTCGCGTTAACGGGCGCATTGCAAGTGTGCTTGTTGACGAAGGCGATGCCGTTGCCCCCGGTCAGGCTCTGGCCCGGATTGACGATGATCTGCTGACTCAGCAGCGCGATCAGGCCGCCGCAGAACTTGAAAGGCAGCAGGCCTCCCTGTTGCGTCTTGAGCGCGGCTACCGCGTGGAAGAAATTGCTCAGGCCCGCGCTGCGGTGAGCGGCTCTGCCGCCCTGGCTGAAAACGCGCAGATCAACCTGAACCGCGTGGCGGCCATGCGCGTTTCCAACGCCATTTCGCAAAAAGACCTGGACAACGCCCGCGCCCAGTACAGCGAGGCCAGCGCCAAGCTGCGTTCCAATCAGGACCAGCTGGACATGCTGCTTTCCGGCTACCGGGAAGAGGAAGTGCTGGCGCAAAAAGCGGCTGTGGCCGCTGCCGCCGCAGCCCTCAATCATGCGGAAATCCAGTTGCGCGATGCCGTGCTTGCCGCTCCGCAAAAGGGCATTGTACTCACCCGCGCCCGCGAGGCCGGGGCCATAGTGCAGGCCGGGCAGACCGTGTACACCCTCACCCTTACCGACCCCCTGTGGCTGCGGGCCTATGTGGACGAACCCAATCTGGGGCGCGTCAAACCCGGCATGCCTGTGAAGATTCTGGTGGACGCGGCGCCTGGCAAAAGCTTTTCCGGCACGGTGGGCTTTATTTCGCCCACGGCGGAATTTACCCCCAAGACCGTTGAAACGCGCGAGGTGCGCACGGCTCTGGTCTATCGGCTGCGCGTGCAGGCGCAGGATCCGGAAAACGTCATGCGGCAGGGCATGCCCGTGACCATCATTTTGCAGGATACGCCCGCGCCATGAGCGGCCGCGCCCCCGATGCTCAGGCCGTCTGTCTGGAGGGGCTGGTCATGCGCTTCGGCAAGGGGCGCGAGGCCGTCACCGCTCTGGACGGCGTGAACGCGGTCATCCCCGCCGGGCGCATCACCGGGCTGGTGGGGCCTGACGCGGCGGGCAAAACCACGCTCATGCGCATCATGGCGGGTCTTATGCCGCCAAGCGAGGGGCGCGCAAACCTCTTTGGGCAAAGCCCGGCAGAGCTTATGCGCAGCCAGCCCAACAGCATTGGCTACATGCCGCAGCGCTTTGGCCTGTATGAGGATATTTCCGTCATGGCCAACATGCGGCTGCATGCCAGTCTGCGCGGGCTTGAAGGGGCGGAGCGCGACCGCGTGTTTGAAAAACTGCTGGGATTCACCAGCCTGGCCCCTTTTACCGAGCGCCTTGCGGGCAGATTGTCTGGCGGCATGAAGCAGAAACTGGGCATTGCCTGCGCCTTGCTGGGTTCGCCACGCCTGCTGCTGCTTGACGAACCCGGCGTGGGCGTTGACCCGCAATCGCGCCGCGAACTCTGGCGCATGGTGCAGGATCTGAGTCAGGACGGCATGACGGTTGTGTGGTCCACCGCCTATCTGGACGAGGCCGAGCGCTGCCCCGGCGTGATTATGCTGGACAGCGGACGCGTACTGTTTGCCGGGCCGCCGGAGGAACTCACCGCTCGGGCTGAAGGGCGGGTTTTTCTGCTGCGGGCCGATGTGGGGATGCATAAAAAGGAGCTGGCCCTCTGGACCATGCGCCCCGGCATTGAAGATGCCCTTATCCAGGGCAGCCGCATCCGGCTGGTGCTGGCGGCAAATGCCCCTGACGATCTGCGGCGCGAGGTGTTGGCCCGTGGCGGCGAGGCCGTGTCCCCACGGCTGGAAGACGCCTACATGAGCGCCGTGGGCGGCATCAACCAGAGCCCTTCGCCCTACGGCAAGCTGCACGTGGCCCACAACGGCGGCAACCACTCCGGCATTCAGGGCAGTGATGATGGTAGTATTGGTCTTGCGTCCTCGGCTGCTGCTTCGCCAGATGTAGTTTTGCCTGCTGCTCCCGCTGATTCAGGCCCGACTTTTTCCATCTCGGCCCGCAACCTCACCAAACGCTTTGGCGCATTTGTGGCCGCACGCGATATTTCCTTTGATGTGCGCCCCGGCGAGATTTTTGGTCTGCTCGGGCCCAATGGGGCGGGCAAGTCCACCACCTTCCGCATGCTCTGCGGGCTTTCGCGTCCCACATCCGGCAGTTGCGCCGTAGATGGGGTAGACCTGCTGAGCGCGGGCAGCGAGGCCCGCTCGCGTCTGGGCTACATGGCGCAGAAGTTTTCGCTGTATCCGGATATTCCCGTGCGTGAAAACATCACCATTTTTGCCGAGCTGTACGGCCTGTCCAGGGAGCGGCGCAACGCCCTTTTGCCCGAACTGGCCGAGGCGCTGGAATTGCAGCCCTATCTGCGCAGCCGCACAGGCTCATTGCCGCTGGGGCAAAAGCAGCGGCTGGCTCTACTGTGCGCTACCCTGCATGAGCCGCCCGTGCTGTTTCTTGACGAGCCGACCTCTGGCGTGGACGCGCGCACCCGTAGGGATTTCTGGAAGCACATTTCCGCCATGACCACAGCCGGGGCAGCCGTGCTGGTGACGACCCACTTCATGGAAGAAGCCGAATACTGCGACCGCATCGCGCTGATCTATCGCGGAGCAATGATCAGCATGGGAACGCCGGACGAACTCAAGGCATCCTGTACCGAGGTGGAAGACCCCACGCTGGAAGAAGCCTTTATCGCCAGCATTGAAAAATACGACAGGGAGCATCCGCAGTAGCCGCCTTGCGCGAGTTTTTTGCAAGCCACTGCTGCCGGGATATACAACCAAGAATCAGGCCCTATGCTACGCAACATCTGGTTACGACAGTTATCTGCCCTTGTGGGCAAGGAATTTCAGCAGATCGTGCGCGATCCTTCGTCCTATCTTGTGGCCGGGGTTTTGCCGTTCATTTTTCTGCTGCTCTTTGGCTACGGCATCACGCTGGATGCGGGCGTGCTGCGGCTGGGCGTACTGAATCAGAGCGGGGGGCGGCATTCGCTGAGCCTTGCGGCGGATTTTGCCCATTCCCCGTGGTTTGCCACGCGGCCAGTGGGCAATATGGCCGATGCCGGGCGCATGATGCGCGATTCTGTGGTGCAGGGCATACTGGTGATCCAGCAGGATTTTGACGAGCAGCTTGAGCGGGGCAGCGCCGGGGCCGTACAGGTGCTTGTGGACGGGTCAGAGCCCAATACTGCCCAATACATCCAGAATTACAGCCAGGGGCTGATTATGTCCTGGCAGCGCACGGCCTTACCTGATGGCGTTGCAGCAGCGCTGCCCATCAATATTCAGCCGCGCTTCTGGTACAATCCTGCCGCCAAGAGCGTGCAGTTTCTTGTGCCGGGGGCCATCACGGTCATCATGACCCTTATCGGCACACTGCTGACCTCCCTGGTATTTGCGCGCGAGTGGGAGCGCGGCACCATGGAGGCCATGTTCGCCACGCCCGTGAGCCGCATGCAACTGCTGCTGGGCAAGCTGATTCCGTATTTCTGCATGGGCATGTTCAGTATGGCCCTGTGCGCGGTGGCGGCGGTGACGCTTTTTGCCGTGCCCTTTCGTGGCTCCCTGTGGGTGCTTGTGTTATTGTCGTCCGTATTCATGCTGAGCGCGCTGGGGCAGGGGCTGCTGATTTCCGTAACCCTGCGCGGGCAACTGGTGGCTGCTGAAGCGGGATTGTTCTCCGGCTTTTTGCCCGCATTGCTTCTCTCGGGCTTCGTATTTGACATCAACAGCATGCCGCCCGTGCTTCAGGCCCTGACGCGGCTTTTGCCCGCCAGCTACTTCAATACCTGTTTGCGTACCATCTTTCTGACCGGGGACGTGTGGGGCGTGTTTGGCCCCAGCCTGCTGTTCATGGGGCTGCTGGCCTCGGTATTGCTGGGGCTGGTGTACCGCAATCTTGTCAAAAGGCTGGATGCGTGATGGCAAGAATAACGCTGCCCCGTTTGAACCTGCGGCGCATGGCGACCATTGTGCGCAAGGAACTGCTGGTTCTGCTGTGCAACAAGGTTTCGCGCATGCTTATTATCGTGCCGCCGCTCATGCAGATTGTGGTGTTTGGCTGGGCGGCCACCATGGAAGTGCGCAACGTGGACGTGGCCGTGCTTAATCAGGACAGCGGCAACTGGAGCCGTGAGATCGTGCGCAGGCTACAGGGGTCGCACACCTTCCGCAGCGTGACATTTCTGGATGGCGAGGCGGATATCCGTCCGACTATCGAGCGGCAAAAGGCCCTGTTTGTCATGGTGTTTGATGATGAATTTTCCCGCAGGGTCGATGCGGGGACGCCAGCGCAGATGCAGGTGATACTTGACGGCAGGCGCTCCAATGCGGCGCAGATTGCCTCCTACTATCTTGAAACCATTGTGCGCGGCATTGGGGAATCCACTCCACGGGGGAAAATGGCGCTCGGCGCTGCAACTGACGCAGGCGGCGCACCCAAGCTGGACGTGCGCGTACGCTGCTGGTTCAACCCCAATCTGGAATTTCAGTGGTTCTTTTTGCCCAACCTTATAGGCATGCTGGGCTTTATGCTGGGGCTGGTGGTGACGGGGCTT
It contains:
- a CDS encoding SPOR domain-containing protein, which encodes MPPATRQPSSDQANDKKCLCLRPSSLLAVGFLVVAAVVLAYLGGVMSGRAYWKAHPQPIAVRSGTSGASAPSSATTPDDDSHVVGGDQGSGADDGASEPKQKVLAAEELRFARVLRNDAATGDAPLKPLPPMTPVQPKPAGVAQAGVAPAPQGGAQGGAAGQQAAPGGIARPQTSGMYDYVFQVGAFKDADAVDSLRQRLEGRGMRTKMERSGKLYVVLVLLRGDEARAAEVLRSTEGMGLGKPIQRSRKPVLQQ
- a CDS encoding DUF1254 domain-containing protein, giving the protein MTNHSPVFSIARVMRVTAMLALTLILYAPVSPAAQQPKEFPDAATVESIAAQGFVYGLPIVMHYAVTYEYSVDTKSPQYKAPFNALRNGARVFTYKDTVVITPNSDTPYSFACLDLRAEPVVITVPKDTDGRYFSVQLVDANTFNFGYIGSRTTGNGGGSYLVAGPEWKGTAPAGMRVFRSNAQFAMALFRTQLFSPADIENVLKFQTGYAVKPLSAFLGQTPPPALPMPPFPNIGQDFVKPEFFDYLAFALQFAPAGPEEVSIRTQLASIGVVAGKPFAFDALPKDTQAAVLRGLQKGAGMVDASVTRPGLRVNGWKMSSPFGNREFFNGDWLLRAAGAKAGIYGNDAEEAVYPMTKTLADGSPLDGSKHKYRMTIPAGQYPPAKAFWSVTMYDGNTQLLIKNPIDRYLINSPMLPDMKKNPDGSLTILIQRDTPGKEHESNWLPAPDGPIFLVMRLYWPETEGLSVLPLGKGTWQPPKVELND
- the hlyD gene encoding secretion protein HlyD, with translation MAVPRKVLGLGAALVVLLAVFLLWHWLRHDGDQLVLYGNVDIRQVDLSFRVNGRIASVLVDEGDAVAPGQALARIDDDLLTQQRDQAAAELERQQASLLRLERGYRVEEIAQARAAVSGSAALAENAQINLNRVAAMRVSNAISQKDLDNARAQYSEASAKLRSNQDQLDMLLSGYREEEVLAQKAAVAAAAAALNHAEIQLRDAVLAAPQKGIVLTRAREAGAIVQAGQTVYTLTLTDPLWLRAYVDEPNLGRVKPGMPVKILVDAAPGKSFSGTVGFISPTAEFTPKTVETREVRTALVYRLRVQAQDPENVMRQGMPVTIILQDTPAP
- a CDS encoding ATP-binding cassette domain-containing protein; amino-acid sequence: MSGRAPDAQAVCLEGLVMRFGKGREAVTALDGVNAVIPAGRITGLVGPDAAGKTTLMRIMAGLMPPSEGRANLFGQSPAELMRSQPNSIGYMPQRFGLYEDISVMANMRLHASLRGLEGAERDRVFEKLLGFTSLAPFTERLAGRLSGGMKQKLGIACALLGSPRLLLLDEPGVGVDPQSRRELWRMVQDLSQDGMTVVWSTAYLDEAERCPGVIMLDSGRVLFAGPPEELTARAEGRVFLLRADVGMHKKELALWTMRPGIEDALIQGSRIRLVLAANAPDDLRREVLARGGEAVSPRLEDAYMSAVGGINQSPSPYGKLHVAHNGGNHSGIQGSDDGSIGLASSAAASPDVVLPAAPADSGPTFSISARNLTKRFGAFVAARDISFDVRPGEIFGLLGPNGAGKSTTFRMLCGLSRPTSGSCAVDGVDLLSAGSEARSRLGYMAQKFSLYPDIPVRENITIFAELYGLSRERRNALLPELAEALELQPYLRSRTGSLPLGQKQRLALLCATLHEPPVLFLDEPTSGVDARTRRDFWKHISAMTTAGAAVLVTTHFMEEAEYCDRIALIYRGAMISMGTPDELKASCTEVEDPTLEEAFIASIEKYDREHPQ
- a CDS encoding ABC transporter permease; protein product: MLRNIWLRQLSALVGKEFQQIVRDPSSYLVAGVLPFIFLLLFGYGITLDAGVLRLGVLNQSGGRHSLSLAADFAHSPWFATRPVGNMADAGRMMRDSVVQGILVIQQDFDEQLERGSAGAVQVLVDGSEPNTAQYIQNYSQGLIMSWQRTALPDGVAAALPINIQPRFWYNPAAKSVQFLVPGAITVIMTLIGTLLTSLVFAREWERGTMEAMFATPVSRMQLLLGKLIPYFCMGMFSMALCAVAAVTLFAVPFRGSLWVLVLLSSVFMLSALGQGLLISVTLRGQLVAAEAGLFSGFLPALLLSGFVFDINSMPPVLQALTRLLPASYFNTCLRTIFLTGDVWGVFGPSLLFMGLLASVLLGLVYRNLVKRLDA
- a CDS encoding ABC transporter permease, yielding MARITLPRLNLRRMATIVRKELLVLLCNKVSRMLIIVPPLMQIVVFGWAATMEVRNVDVAVLNQDSGNWSREIVRRLQGSHTFRSVTFLDGEADIRPTIERQKALFVMVFDDEFSRRVDAGTPAQMQVILDGRRSNAAQIASYYLETIVRGIGESTPRGKMALGAATDAGGAPKLDVRVRCWFNPNLEFQWFFLPNLIGMLGFMLGLVVTGLSVAREREVGTFDQLLVSPATPTEIALAKLVPGCLVGLVHGTIFLLISVFGFGVPFTGSLVLLYVAMLVFAMASGGVGLMVSSLSATQQQAFLGAFTVGVPCILISGAVTPVINMPPFLQYASQLNPMRHFTTIVQGVFLKDITVAAAAVSLGKIACISAVAVGVAVWMFKRKA